The proteins below are encoded in one region of Amorphus orientalis:
- a CDS encoding TAXI family TRAP transporter solute-binding subunit, translating to MRMSIAAAAAAFGLAFAGTASAQNVGIATSNPGSLFHNIGTAVANASNKAGLNATIQPATSPNQYIPFVASGGIEFGVANLQEVAYALEGKEWFEGNANPDLRIVASIMPLREAIFVRADSGIRTIADLKGKPMVDGYTAQNTILPQLDAMYATAGMTRDDIEPVNVPSVVAGADAFMAGESVGFIFAHGAGKVREADAAVGGLYAIPIEPTDENLKLARKFWPVAFFTEIEGGTTPGVPETASYFAYPQVVFTNANVPDDVVYEMAKAIYEGKETMASSFPPFNQFDPADMASDVGVNSYHPGALKFFEEAGLN from the coding sequence ATGCGTATGTCGATCGCTGCGGCGGCAGCGGCCTTCGGGCTGGCTTTCGCCGGGACTGCTTCGGCTCAGAATGTCGGGATCGCGACGTCCAATCCGGGATCGCTGTTCCACAATATCGGGACCGCAGTCGCCAACGCGTCCAACAAGGCCGGGCTCAACGCCACGATCCAGCCGGCCACCAGCCCCAACCAGTACATCCCCTTCGTTGCCTCCGGCGGCATCGAGTTCGGTGTCGCCAACCTCCAGGAAGTGGCCTACGCCCTGGAAGGGAAAGAATGGTTCGAAGGGAATGCCAATCCCGATCTGCGCATCGTCGCGAGCATCATGCCACTCAGGGAAGCGATCTTCGTGCGTGCCGACAGCGGCATCCGCACGATCGCTGATCTGAAGGGCAAGCCGATGGTTGACGGCTACACCGCGCAGAACACGATCCTGCCGCAGCTCGACGCCATGTACGCGACCGCAGGCATGACCCGAGACGACATCGAGCCGGTCAACGTTCCCAGCGTCGTTGCCGGGGCGGACGCCTTCATGGCAGGCGAAAGCGTGGGCTTCATCTTCGCCCACGGAGCCGGCAAGGTCCGCGAAGCGGATGCGGCGGTCGGCGGGCTCTATGCGATCCCGATCGAGCCGACCGACGAAAATCTGAAGCTGGCCCGGAAGTTCTGGCCGGTGGCGTTCTTCACGGAGATCGAGGGCGGCACCACTCCGGGCGTTCCGGAAACCGCGAGCTATTTCGCCTATCCCCAGGTGGTCTTCACGAACGCCAACGTGCCGGACGACGTCGTCTACGAAATGGCCAAGGCGATCTACGAGGGCAAGGAAACGATGGCCTCGTCCTTCCCGCCGTTCAACCAGTTCGATCCGGCGGACATGGCGAGCGATGTCGGGGTGAACTCCTATCATCCCGGCGCGCTGAAATTCTTCGAAGAAGCCGGCCTGAACTAG
- a CDS encoding thiamine pyrophosphate-requiring protein: MSDDANPRGCEPKTGAEALLTGLKTSGVDYLFANAGTDFPPIIEALATLPPGQVAEALTIPHETASVAMAHGYYLVTGRPQAVMVHVNVGLANAAMGVINAASDNVPVVVMSGRTPITERGRPGHRVTPIHYGQEMYDQASLVSDVTKFHYELRYPEQGASLAARAVSLANSEPKGPVYLSLPREPLMEVIETQPLPKSPPPPTTAAHPDPDALAVVAGWIAEAEAPLVLCQRGDPAGRLGEALSAFCNRHGIGVAEPFPLRNVMATNDDAFLGYDVKAAMEGADVVVVLDAGIPWLEAFHAPDEGVKVVHIGADPHFARMPVRSYRCDLAIAADPVAAVEALSAVMKDPDERSRSRREKVSARAQAWRAKALSEAKTGCTTPMTAEWMSRCLSDALDDTAVVFGELGFVPGSMTLAGANRAFNPPHSGGLGWALPAALGAQLADRTRMVVACIGDGSYIFANPVACHQIAEALELPILTIIKNNGMWNAVRRSVINSYPQGAAARANAMPLTSLEPAPDYLKVAEASRAYTERVENGQDLPAALARAMAVIRDERRQAVLDVRVAVSDRN; encoded by the coding sequence GTGAGCGATGACGCCAACCCGCGAGGGTGCGAACCGAAGACCGGAGCCGAAGCGCTCCTGACCGGCCTCAAGACCAGCGGAGTGGACTATCTCTTCGCCAATGCGGGCACCGACTTCCCGCCGATCATCGAGGCGCTCGCCACGTTGCCTCCGGGCCAGGTCGCGGAAGCGCTGACGATCCCCCACGAGACCGCCAGTGTCGCGATGGCGCACGGCTACTATCTCGTCACAGGTCGCCCGCAGGCGGTGATGGTCCACGTCAATGTCGGGCTCGCCAATGCGGCGATGGGGGTCATCAACGCGGCAAGCGACAACGTTCCCGTCGTCGTCATGTCCGGCCGCACCCCGATCACCGAGCGCGGACGTCCGGGACACCGCGTCACGCCGATCCACTATGGCCAGGAGATGTACGACCAGGCCTCGCTGGTTTCCGATGTCACCAAGTTCCACTACGAGCTGCGCTATCCCGAACAGGGGGCTTCGCTTGCCGCCCGTGCGGTCTCGCTGGCGAACAGCGAACCGAAGGGCCCGGTCTATCTCAGCCTTCCGCGCGAGCCGCTGATGGAGGTCATCGAAACGCAGCCGCTGCCGAAATCGCCCCCTCCGCCGACGACTGCGGCTCATCCTGATCCGGACGCGCTCGCGGTCGTTGCGGGTTGGATCGCCGAAGCCGAAGCGCCGCTGGTGCTGTGCCAGCGGGGCGACCCGGCCGGGCGGTTGGGCGAAGCGCTTTCCGCTTTCTGCAATCGGCATGGCATCGGGGTGGCGGAACCCTTTCCCCTGCGCAATGTCATGGCGACGAACGACGATGCGTTCCTCGGCTATGACGTCAAGGCGGCGATGGAAGGGGCGGACGTGGTCGTCGTGCTTGATGCCGGTATCCCCTGGCTCGAGGCGTTTCATGCGCCGGACGAGGGGGTAAAGGTGGTCCATATCGGCGCCGATCCGCATTTCGCGCGGATGCCCGTCCGCAGCTACAGGTGCGATCTGGCGATCGCCGCCGATCCGGTTGCCGCCGTCGAGGCGCTTTCAGCGGTCATGAAGGACCCCGATGAGCGCAGTCGGAGCCGACGGGAAAAGGTGTCGGCCCGGGCGCAGGCATGGCGCGCGAAGGCCCTGAGCGAAGCGAAGACAGGGTGCACCACGCCGATGACGGCGGAGTGGATGAGCCGCTGTCTATCCGACGCTCTCGACGACACGGCCGTGGTCTTCGGCGAGCTGGGTTTCGTTCCGGGATCGATGACCCTGGCGGGGGCCAACCGGGCGTTCAACCCTCCCCATTCCGGCGGCCTCGGCTGGGCACTTCCCGCTGCCCTCGGGGCGCAACTGGCCGACCGCACCCGGATGGTCGTCGCCTGTATCGGCGACGGGTCCTATATTTTTGCCAATCCTGTCGCCTGCCACCAGATCGCCGAGGCTCTCGAGCTTCCGATCCTGACGATCATCAAGAACAACGGCATGTGGAACGCGGTCCGCCGTTCGGTGATCAACAGCTATCCGCAGGGGGCCGCTGCCCGAGCCAACGCCATGCCGTTGACCTCGCTGGAGCCGGCACCCGACTATCTGAAGGTCGCCGAAGCCAGCCGCGCCTATACCGAGCGGGTGGAGAATGGCCAAGATCTTCCGGCGGCGCTGGCGCGCGCGATGGCCGTCATCCGCGACGAGCGGCGTCAGGCGGTCCTCGACGTGCGGGTCGCAGTCTCCGATCGCAACTGA
- a CDS encoding cache domain-containing protein — translation MARSKTPYPALATAIFVFVVGLFALLMIGTAFLVRGLVAQEGEAALAQAVEARGRGLQTTFLRSLYQTWTQVDTLAGSITAPKPGDELGTRLSELTQGDSWVAWAGYADLQGIVEQASNGLLEGVSVASRPWFSQGLRGPFAGDAHEAVLLAEKLGQSSNEPLRFLDLAAPVNDAARRPIGVLGVHIDVAEARNRFRETAEALGVEAFLIGAGGDVVIAPSNAPMEQLTTSSLRAARVGTGRAFIETWPDGQEYMTVVLDDLRYRELPDFGWSMAVRIPTDILLSAQAQIQRALMLAIAAGLAIVVLITGLFVALYARPFSRLAASATEIAAGNDVYPYESRRTREVAAISAALAILQGRNSPP, via the coding sequence ATGGCGAGGTCAAAGACGCCCTACCCAGCGCTCGCAACAGCCATCTTCGTCTTCGTTGTTGGCCTGTTTGCACTCTTGATGATCGGGACCGCATTTCTGGTTCGGGGCCTCGTCGCTCAGGAGGGCGAGGCCGCCCTTGCCCAGGCCGTCGAGGCGCGGGGGCGCGGTCTGCAGACGACATTTCTGCGGTCGCTTTATCAGACCTGGACGCAGGTGGACACGCTCGCCGGCAGCATCACCGCGCCGAAGCCGGGCGACGAACTCGGGACCCGGCTGTCGGAGCTGACCCAGGGCGACAGCTGGGTTGCGTGGGCGGGATATGCCGATCTCCAGGGCATCGTCGAACAGGCGTCAAACGGGCTGCTTGAAGGCGTTTCGGTCGCTTCGCGCCCGTGGTTCAGCCAGGGCTTGCGCGGTCCGTTCGCCGGCGATGCACACGAGGCGGTGCTTCTTGCCGAGAAGTTGGGCCAGTCATCCAACGAGCCGTTGCGCTTTCTCGATCTGGCCGCTCCGGTAAACGATGCCGCCCGACGCCCGATCGGCGTCCTGGGTGTCCACATTGATGTGGCTGAAGCCCGGAACCGCTTTCGCGAGACCGCCGAAGCTCTGGGGGTCGAAGCCTTCCTGATCGGCGCAGGCGGCGACGTGGTGATCGCCCCGTCGAACGCGCCAATGGAACAGCTCACGACCTCCAGTCTCCGGGCCGCTCGGGTCGGAACGGGCCGGGCCTTCATCGAAACCTGGCCGGACGGACAGGAATACATGACGGTCGTTCTCGACGACCTGCGCTACCGCGAGCTTCCCGATTTCGGCTGGTCGATGGCAGTGCGGATCCCGACCGATATTCTGCTGTCCGCACAAGCTCAGATCCAGCGCGCGCTGATGCTCGCGATTGCGGCGGGTCTCGCAATCGTCGTGCTGATCACGGGGCTCTTCGTGGCGCTCTACGCGCGGCCATTTTCCCGCCTCGCGGCGAGCGCGACGGAGATTGCCGCAGGCAACGACGTCTATCCCTACGAATCCCGGCGTACCCGCGAGGTTGCCGCGATTTCGGCTGCGCTCGCCATCCTCCAGGGTCGGAATTCGCCCCCCTGA
- a CDS encoding glycosyltransferase translates to MIYLSAFQSSLLHLALVAGVVLLLPSVFNRETNLHRTIVFATAGLLAMRYVWWRATETLAPFGLTWDCLASWSFFALEAGAVLSSLSAFTLLSRVRHRQAEADANAGWWAPGRPPRVAVLIATYNEDRDVLERTLAGAAALNHPVVEILVLDDGRRPWLTEFAARFGARHVTRPDNAHAKAGNINHTLAALAERAERPDFVAVLDADFVPHRNFLERTLALFHEPDIGLVQTPQHFFNADPIQHNLGLSRSYPDEQRFFFDHLQPSRDAWGIAFCCGTSSVMRFEALKRIGFFPTDSITEDFLVTIALQNAGFRTVYLDEALTEGLAPEGLKEYITQRARWCLGLMQIARGKLGPLSRNRLRLRDRWSLIDSVLYWTTTFTFRLAALTFPLLYWFFNVTVVNATVPDVISYFGTYFLFVIAALNFVSGGLVVPLVNDVSQMLGAIPITRAAYTGLLKPHGHAFKVTAKGGDRTRTIVQWGLMRPFAILFALTVLGLMVGLFSWRYAFDDAGDGKVVILFWTFYNLIVLALTMFACVELPRAERHYVDVPERVTVRFGEGAATRRAWMRGLATDGMRLRGATAPAGTDLVVSIGEVGEVAATVVKSEDDGAILRLLPDETQREAIMNRLYAAGNAPGVTQTRLPGILPDFLIRLTSGRP, encoded by the coding sequence ATGATCTACCTCTCGGCGTTTCAGTCGAGCCTCCTGCATCTGGCGCTCGTCGCCGGCGTCGTTCTCCTCCTGCCGTCCGTCTTCAACCGTGAAACCAACCTGCACCGCACGATCGTCTTTGCGACCGCAGGGCTGCTGGCCATGCGCTACGTCTGGTGGCGCGCGACCGAAACCCTCGCTCCGTTCGGGCTCACGTGGGACTGTCTGGCAAGCTGGTCGTTCTTCGCCCTCGAGGCCGGCGCAGTTTTGTCGTCGCTGTCGGCCTTCACCCTGTTGTCCAGGGTCAGGCACCGGCAGGCGGAAGCCGATGCCAACGCCGGCTGGTGGGCGCCGGGTCGGCCGCCCAGGGTCGCCGTCCTCATCGCCACCTACAACGAAGACCGGGACGTGTTGGAGCGGACGCTCGCCGGCGCAGCCGCTCTCAACCATCCGGTCGTCGAGATCCTCGTCCTAGACGACGGCCGCCGCCCCTGGCTGACGGAGTTCGCGGCCCGTTTCGGGGCCCGGCACGTCACCCGCCCCGACAATGCCCACGCCAAGGCGGGCAATATCAACCACACCCTTGCCGCCCTGGCGGAACGCGCCGAGCGCCCCGATTTCGTCGCGGTTCTGGACGCCGATTTCGTCCCTCACCGCAACTTCCTCGAGCGGACCCTGGCGCTCTTTCACGAGCCCGACATTGGACTGGTGCAGACGCCGCAGCATTTCTTCAATGCCGATCCGATCCAGCACAATCTGGGCCTCAGCCGCTCCTATCCCGACGAACAGCGCTTCTTCTTCGACCACCTCCAGCCGTCCCGGGACGCCTGGGGCATCGCATTCTGCTGCGGAACCTCGTCGGTGATGCGTTTCGAGGCACTCAAGCGGATCGGGTTTTTTCCGACCGACAGCATTACCGAGGACTTCCTTGTCACCATCGCCCTGCAGAACGCCGGATTTCGCACCGTCTATCTCGACGAGGCGCTGACCGAAGGCCTCGCGCCCGAAGGGCTGAAGGAATACATCACCCAGCGGGCGCGCTGGTGCCTCGGCCTGATGCAGATCGCGCGCGGAAAACTCGGGCCGCTGTCGCGCAACCGGCTGCGCCTGCGCGATCGCTGGAGCCTGATCGATTCGGTCCTCTACTGGACGACGACGTTCACCTTTCGCCTCGCGGCACTCACGTTTCCGCTGCTGTACTGGTTCTTCAACGTCACCGTCGTCAACGCCACCGTCCCGGACGTCATCAGCTATTTCGGCACCTACTTTCTGTTCGTCATCGCCGCCCTCAACTTCGTGTCCGGCGGCCTTGTCGTGCCGCTGGTCAACGACGTCAGCCAGATGCTGGGCGCCATCCCGATCACGCGCGCGGCCTACACCGGGCTCCTCAAGCCTCACGGCCACGCATTCAAGGTGACGGCGAAGGGCGGAGACAGGACCCGGACCATCGTTCAGTGGGGCCTGATGCGGCCGTTCGCGATCCTGTTCGCGCTCACCGTTCTCGGCCTGATGGTCGGGCTCTTCTCCTGGCGCTACGCTTTCGACGACGCCGGCGACGGCAAGGTCGTGATCCTGTTCTGGACGTTCTACAATCTCATCGTTCTTGCTCTGACGATGTTCGCGTGCGTGGAGCTGCCCCGCGCCGAACGGCATTATGTCGACGTTCCGGAACGGGTGACGGTCCGCTTCGGCGAAGGAGCGGCGACCCGACGGGCGTGGATGCGCGGTCTCGCCACGGACGGGATGCGCCTGCGCGGCGCGACGGCGCCGGCCGGCACGGATCTGGTGGTTTCGATCGGCGAGGTCGGCGAGGTTGCAGCGACGGTCGTGAAGTCGGAGGACGACGGTGCGATCCTGCGCCTTCTGCCCGACGAGACGCAGCGCGAGGCGATCATGAACCGTCTCTACGCGGCCGGAAATGCACCCGGTGTGACGCAAACGCGCCTGCCGGGCATCCTGCCAGACTTCCTGATCCGGCTGACGTCGGGCCGGCCTTAA
- a CDS encoding HlyD family secretion protein, translated as MRFLRVLIGLMLILAAGFIIVGEQLSGASSGAVVNARLTTLQSPIAGEISMSNLALGSLVGEGEQIARISDPLVDDIRLADLRLERNLAQAERGQITDQIAAIDDSLEILTNRARQYGRERIRQLEAEIEAARSNAAAAEARLEQAQGTLDRVVQLSERGVATEAAFDAATADARVAERLLEQNRSQLRVLEIQLEAARDGIFLGDSYNDAPYSEQRAEELQLRRRELEADLDAVSARLSAITERINAEQRRVNLLSEAVVVANVSGRLWEVLAADGERVQRGEDIMRLVDCNSTFVTLSVAESVYNRLQIGDPAQFRPNGESIVYEGTVSRLAGSGAATVYSNLAVAPSGEHLERYDVTLLVPDLALDPALGCAIGRTGRAFFQSRPLDWARGLLSRLSP; from the coding sequence ATGCGGTTCCTCCGGGTCCTGATCGGCCTGATGCTCATTCTGGCGGCCGGCTTCATCATCGTTGGCGAGCAACTGTCCGGGGCGAGCTCCGGAGCCGTGGTCAATGCACGTCTGACCACCTTGCAGTCCCCGATCGCCGGCGAGATCTCCATGTCCAATCTCGCCCTCGGAAGCCTAGTGGGCGAAGGCGAGCAGATCGCCCGCATCAGCGACCCGCTCGTCGACGACATCCGATTGGCGGACCTGAGGCTGGAGCGGAACCTGGCGCAGGCCGAGCGCGGTCAGATCACCGACCAGATCGCCGCGATCGACGACTCCCTCGAGATCCTCACGAACCGGGCCCGGCAATACGGTCGCGAGCGCATCCGGCAGCTCGAGGCGGAGATCGAAGCGGCGCGATCGAACGCAGCGGCAGCGGAAGCGCGCCTGGAGCAGGCCCAGGGGACGCTTGACCGAGTGGTCCAGCTCTCGGAAAGGGGCGTGGCGACCGAAGCGGCCTTCGATGCGGCCACGGCAGACGCGCGCGTGGCGGAGCGCCTGCTCGAACAGAACAGGAGCCAGCTGCGCGTGCTCGAGATCCAGCTCGAGGCCGCCCGCGACGGCATCTTCCTCGGCGACAGCTACAACGACGCGCCCTACTCCGAGCAGCGCGCCGAAGAGCTCCAGCTTCGCCGCAGAGAACTCGAGGCCGACCTCGATGCGGTCTCCGCACGGCTGAGTGCGATCACGGAACGCATCAACGCGGAGCAGCGGCGTGTGAACCTTCTCTCCGAGGCCGTCGTGGTGGCCAACGTGTCCGGCAGGCTTTGGGAAGTGCTTGCGGCCGATGGCGAAAGGGTCCAGCGCGGCGAGGACATCATGCGGCTGGTGGATTGCAATTCCACCTTCGTCACGCTGAGTGTGGCGGAATCCGTCTACAACCGCCTCCAGATCGGCGATCCGGCCCAGTTCCGTCCCAACGGCGAATCCATCGTCTACGAAGGAACGGTCTCGCGTCTTGCCGGATCGGGCGCGGCGACCGTCTACAGCAACCTCGCCGTGGCGCCGAGCGGGGAACATCTGGAGCGCTACGACGTGACGCTGCTCGTGCCGGACCTGGCCCTCGACCCGGCACTCGGCTGCGCGATCGGGCGGACCGGCCGGGCCTTCTTCCAGAGCCGTCCGCTCGACTGGGCGCGGGGGCTCCTGTCGCGCCTCAGCCCATGA
- a CDS encoding mechanosensitive ion channel family protein: protein MPQFDLIASFLLLLLLWIARKIAVRTIRARSQLAPHNQRRLIATTRNAFLLLLLVGLVLIWAPQLRTFALSLTAVAVALVVATKELILCLSGAVLRATTRAFAVGDWIEIGETRGEVTDHTLLATTLQEFGTGPHAYMPTGRTIVVPNSLLLTATVCNQTALRDYTYHRFAVTLDPMPPLEGAHERVSAIVSRHYEPFADRAARANAAIERKTHSDLPDPAPVVRFLTTDLGKLRVEVTLFCPSQQAERIESEITLDLLTELEVTDRQAVRRSEPSNAKAD, encoded by the coding sequence TTGCCGCAGTTCGATCTGATCGCGTCGTTCCTTCTTCTGCTGCTGCTCTGGATCGCCCGGAAGATCGCCGTTCGAACAATCCGTGCACGGTCGCAGCTGGCGCCGCACAATCAGCGGCGTCTGATCGCCACAACTCGAAACGCGTTTCTTCTTCTGCTTCTTGTCGGTCTCGTGCTGATCTGGGCGCCCCAGCTTCGCACGTTCGCGCTCTCTCTGACCGCCGTAGCCGTCGCTCTTGTCGTCGCGACCAAGGAGCTGATCCTGTGTCTGTCGGGGGCCGTTCTTCGCGCGACGACGCGCGCATTCGCCGTCGGTGACTGGATCGAGATCGGCGAGACCCGAGGCGAGGTGACGGACCACACGTTGCTGGCGACGACGCTTCAGGAGTTCGGGACCGGGCCCCATGCCTACATGCCGACGGGTCGCACGATCGTCGTGCCGAACAGTCTTCTGCTGACGGCTACCGTTTGCAACCAGACGGCGTTGCGGGACTACACCTATCACCGGTTCGCGGTGACGCTCGATCCGATGCCGCCGCTTGAGGGCGCGCACGAACGGGTCTCGGCAATCGTATCCCGACACTACGAGCCGTTCGCGGACCGCGCCGCCCGTGCCAACGCGGCAATCGAACGGAAGACCCACAGCGATCTTCCCGACCCGGCCCCCGTGGTCCGGTTTCTCACCACGGATCTGGGGAAGCTCCGTGTCGAGGTCACGCTTTTCTGCCCGTCACAGCAGGCCGAACGGATCGAGAGCGAGATCACGCTCGATCTCCTTACCGAGCTTGAGGTAACGGACCGGCAGGCCGTCAGGAGATCTGAACCTTCCAATGCTAAGGCAGACTGA
- the atzF gene encoding allophanate hydrolase, producing the protein MIETLPFTLGTLRDAYRTGLRPEAVVAEVFRRLEAVGDDGIFIHIAREAALAEAARLGDDDGRPLWGIPFAVKDNIDVAGMPTTAACPDFAYTPDRDAFVVDRLRAAGAICVGKTNLDQFATGLVGVRTPYPAPKNALDPAIVPGGSSSGSAVVVAHNIVPFALGTDTAGSGRVPAALNGIVGLKPTLGALSASGVVPACRTLDTISVFAGTTDDAWEVFAVAAAHDPDDAYARPFPLFREANVPPVLRIGVPDAASLETFGDAVQKDAFQATLTQLEMSGAAIAEIDFTPFYEVARLLYDGAWVAERVAAVGDRLTHAPATLHPTLIDVLSPGLSMTAADTFRDIYRLQELRRRCDDLIAEVDLLCVPSIPTFVSLAEVAAEPVAANSRLGVYTNFVNLLDMCALAVPTAPRSDGRPGSVTLIAGKGADALCAALGKRIASGPAAETHSLASAGTTAADDEIEVAVCGAHMSGLPLNGELTGRGGRYLRRCRTAPAYRFYALAGGPPKRPGLIREERGGTAIEVEVWALPRTAFGDFMAGIPAPLGIGTLELDDGTSVKGFLCESAGLAGAQDISFFGGWRAYMSAIGSGGASVPLPVEAQA; encoded by the coding sequence ATGATTGAAACCCTCCCCTTCACCCTCGGCACGCTCCGCGACGCCTACCGAACCGGACTGCGCCCGGAGGCCGTCGTAGCCGAAGTCTTCCGCCGGCTGGAGGCGGTGGGAGACGACGGCATCTTCATCCACATCGCACGGGAGGCCGCACTTGCCGAGGCGGCCAGGCTCGGGGACGACGATGGCCGTCCGCTCTGGGGCATTCCGTTCGCCGTGAAGGACAACATCGACGTCGCCGGCATGCCGACGACGGCCGCCTGCCCCGACTTCGCCTACACGCCCGACCGCGACGCCTTCGTCGTCGACCGGCTGCGCGCCGCCGGCGCGATCTGCGTCGGCAAGACCAACCTCGACCAGTTCGCGACAGGGCTCGTCGGCGTCCGCACCCCCTATCCGGCGCCGAAGAACGCCCTCGATCCGGCGATCGTGCCGGGCGGCTCGTCGTCCGGGTCGGCCGTCGTGGTGGCGCACAACATCGTGCCCTTCGCGCTCGGGACCGACACCGCCGGATCGGGGCGCGTTCCCGCCGCCCTCAACGGGATCGTCGGGTTGAAGCCGACGCTGGGCGCGCTGTCGGCGAGCGGCGTCGTCCCGGCCTGTCGGACGCTCGATACCATCTCCGTCTTCGCCGGCACGACCGACGATGCGTGGGAGGTGTTCGCCGTGGCCGCCGCCCACGATCCGGACGACGCCTATGCGCGGCCGTTCCCGCTCTTCCGCGAAGCGAACGTCCCGCCCGTCTTGCGGATCGGGGTGCCGGATGCGGCGAGCCTGGAGACCTTCGGCGACGCGGTCCAGAAGGACGCCTTCCAGGCGACGCTGACCCAGCTGGAGATGTCGGGCGCGGCGATCGCCGAGATCGACTTCACGCCGTTCTACGAGGTCGCGCGTCTGCTCTACGACGGTGCCTGGGTCGCCGAACGGGTCGCCGCCGTTGGCGATCGTCTGACCCACGCGCCGGCGACGCTGCATCCGACCCTGATCGACGTGCTGTCGCCGGGGCTGTCGATGACCGCGGCGGACACGTTCCGCGACATCTACCGGCTGCAGGAGCTCAGGCGCCGCTGCGACGACCTGATCGCCGAGGTCGACCTTTTGTGCGTGCCCAGCATTCCGACCTTCGTCAGCCTCGCCGAGGTCGCGGCGGAGCCGGTCGCGGCGAACTCGCGCCTCGGCGTCTACACCAACTTCGTGAACCTGCTCGACATGTGCGCGCTGGCGGTGCCGACGGCGCCGCGCTCCGACGGGCGGCCGGGCAGCGTGACGCTGATCGCCGGCAAGGGCGCCGACGCGCTCTGCGCCGCGCTGGGCAAGCGGATCGCGTCCGGCCCGGCAGCCGAGACCCACAGCCTCGCGTCGGCGGGCACCACGGCAGCGGACGACGAGATCGAGGTCGCGGTGTGCGGCGCGCACATGTCCGGCCTGCCGCTCAACGGCGAGCTGACAGGGCGCGGCGGGCGCTATCTGCGCCGATGCCGGACCGCCCCGGCCTATCGCTTCTACGCACTCGCCGGCGGTCCGCCGAAGCGCCCCGGCCTGATCCGCGAGGAGCGCGGCGGAACCGCGATCGAGGTCGAGGTCTGGGCGCTGCCGCGCACCGCCTTCGGCGACTTCATGGCCGGCATCCCCGCCCCGCTCGGCATCGGCACGCTGGAACTCGACGACGGCACCTCGGTGAAGGGGTTCCTCTGCGAGAGCGCCGGGCTCGCCGGGGCCCAGGACATCAGCTTCTTCGGCGGGTGGCGCGCGTATATGTCTGCGATTGGAAGTGGCGGAGCCTCGGTTCCCTTGCCGGTCGAAGCACAGGCGTGA